In Lycium ferocissimum isolate CSIRO_LF1 chromosome 11, AGI_CSIRO_Lferr_CH_V1, whole genome shotgun sequence, a single genomic region encodes these proteins:
- the LOC132038569 gene encoding uncharacterized protein LOC132038569, whose translation MTIENDCSKFIQKCHKCKIYGDLIKVSPIELNATTSPWPFTAWGMDVIGTIEPAASNKHHFIFVAIDDFTKWVEAASYALVTKKVVADFVCNNIICQFSIPESIITHNVSNLNSHLMKEMCAQFQITHRNSTAYQPQMNGAMEAANKNNKKILRKMIDNYKDWHEQFPYALLEYRNTARISTGVTPQRISCRRMVARLTQCEKYMMFL comes from the coding sequence ATGACCATAGAGAACGATTGCAGCAAATTCATCCAGAAATGTCACAAGTGTAAAATTTATGGAGACTTGATAAAGGTCTCTCCGATAGAACTGAATGCTACAACGTCGCCTTGGCCATTCACcgcttggggcatggatgtcatAGGAACAATTGAGCCAGCTGCGTCAAACAAACACCATTTCATTTTTGTCGCCATAGACGacttcaccaagtgggtggaagcgGCATCTTATGCATTAGTCACAAAGAAAGTAGTCGCAGATTTTGTGtgcaacaacatcatatgccaATTTAGCATCCCAGAATCAATCATAACACACAATGTGTCTAACTTGAATAGCCACTTGATGAAAGAAATGTGTGCACAGTTCCAAATCACTCATCGAAATTCGACCGCATACCAGCCACAAATGAATGGGGCTATGGAAGCcgccaacaaaaacaacaagaagATCCTCAGAAAAATGATTGATAACTACAAAGACTGGCATGAGCAATTTCCCTATGCATTACTGGAATATCGTAATACTGCAAGGATTTCAActggtgttacacctcagagAATTTCGTGTCGTCGTATGGTAGCTAGACTAACGCAGTgtgagaagtatatgatgtttctataa